In a single window of the Sander lucioperca isolate FBNREF2018 chromosome 19, SLUC_FBN_1.2, whole genome shotgun sequence genome:
- the gpr132b gene encoding probable G-protein coupled receptor 132b, giving the protein MHEPQVTETLPVPSNVSASQCELPYEDGRLPLVLLYSGVLAVGVPANLLTVYLTWLQVSRNNVLGVYLWSLSLCDLTYLCTLPLWAHYVNTGHSWLWGPVACKVTGYIFFTNMYVSIFLLCCISCDRYVAIAYSVESRGLRRQRLAVLITLAIVLVVAVGHVPVFTMKEGDAGGKGRCFEPNQSSATVTGFYYARVVIGFLLPLLLLVASNRGILANVQRSTGLRREQKQRVRWLAAAVVVLFLVCFAPYHAILLVRAILFHFPVLGAGCVLEGIMYTLYTISLGLSTVNSAVNPILYVLSSDNIRKELRQGLAKLCSRAQSWQRSDNSQNKIQPTRGSSELNGATETQKPPEGGPQGSDHAPRGLTTPQRSDHTHRDMDTSPWV; this is encoded by the exons ATGCACGAGCCGCAGGTGACCGAGACACTTCCTGTTCCGAGCAACGTGAGCGCGTCGCAGTGCGAGCTCCCGTACGAGGACGGCCGGCTGCCGCTGGTGCTGCTGTACAGCGGCGTGCTGGCAGTGGGCGTCCCCGCCAACCTGCTGACAGTCTACCTCACCTGGCTGCAGGTGAGCAGGAACAACGTGCTGGGCGTGTACCTGTGGAGCCTGTCGCTGTGTGACCTCACCTACCTGTGCACGCTGCCGCTGTGGGCGCACTACGTCAACACGGGGCACAGCTGGCTGTGGGGCCCGGTGGCGTGCAAG GTGACCGGCTACATCTTCTTCACCAACATGTACGTCAGCATCTTCCTGCTCTGCTGCATCTCCTGCGACCGCTACGTGGCCATCGCCTACAGCGTCGAGTCCCGCGGCCTTCGCCGGCAGCGCCTGGCCGTGCTCATCACGCTCGCCATCGTGCTGGTGGTCGCCGTCGGCCACGTGCCCGTGTTCACGATGAAGGAGGGTGACGCCGGCGGCAAGGGACGTTGCTTCGAGCCGAACCAGAGCAGCGCCACGGTGACGGGCTTCTACTACGCCCGCGTCGTGATCGGCTTCCTGCTGCCGCTGCTCCTGCTGGTGGCGAGTAACCGCGGCATCCTGGCCAACGTGCAGCGCAGCACTGGGCTGCGGCGCGAGCAGAAGCAGCGCGTCCGCTGGCTGGCGGCCGCCGTGGTGGTTCTGTTCCTGGTCTGCTTCGCTCCCTACCACGCCATCCTGCTGGTCCGGGCCATCCTCTTCCACTTCCCGGTGCTGGGGGCCGGCTGTGTGTTGGAGGGGATTATGTACACGCTGTACACCATCTCGCTCGGCCTGTCCACGGTCAACAGCGCCGTCAACCCCATCCTCTACGTCCTGTCCAGCGACAACATCCGCAAAGAGCTGCGCCAAGGCCTGGCGAAGCTCTGCAGCCGGGCGCAGAGCTGGCAGCGCTCCGACAACAGCCAGAACAAGATCCAGCCAACCAGGGGCTCGTCTGAGCTCAACGGGGCCACAGAGACCCAGAAACCCCCAGAAGGGGGTCCACAGGGGTCTGACCACGCCCCCAGGGGTCTGACCACGCCCCAGAGATCTGACCACACCCACAGAGACATGGACACGTCCCCATGGGTCTGA